One segment of Terriglobia bacterium DNA contains the following:
- the gcvPB gene encoding aminomethyl-transferring glycine dehydrogenase subunit GcvPB, with protein MSNKDIKKATHHVNQNEGLIFERSSPGKKGYRLAPLDVPEVDYAKALGSSARADLGNMPEVSEMEIIRHFTRLSTWNYAIDLGMYPLGSCTMKYNARVNEVVARFPGLANAHPYQPAEVSQGAMRVMKTLSDCLLDITGMDAITLQPAAGAHGEMTGILLIHAYLQSKGNPRKKILIPDSAHGTNPATAAICGYAVENLKSNSRGMVDVSALAAQMNEDVAGLMLTNPNTLGIFEQEIHTIAEILHQKGGLLYMDGANMNALVGKTRPGDFGVDVMHLNLHKTFSTPHGGGGPGSGPVACKKILEPFLPKPVIVERADGTLAFDYDRPKSVGRVRMFYGNFGMHVRALAYTLANGPDGLRQTTEDAVLNANYIRKKLEGDYQLPYSSPSMHEVVFSDHIQEQKGVKTGDIAKRLIDYGFHPYTVSFPLVVHGAIMIEPTESESLEELDLLVDAMKSIAREAEEDPEFVKNAPHTTRVKRLDETAAARKPILRWKPASAKSAGE; from the coding sequence ATGAGCAATAAAGATATCAAGAAAGCGACACACCACGTTAACCAGAATGAAGGGCTGATCTTTGAGCGCTCGTCACCGGGAAAGAAAGGTTACCGGCTGGCGCCGCTGGATGTGCCCGAAGTCGATTACGCAAAGGCTCTAGGTTCTTCAGCCCGCGCTGACCTAGGCAATATGCCGGAGGTGAGCGAGATGGAGATCATCCGCCACTTTACGCGCCTTTCCACATGGAATTACGCGATCGATCTGGGGATGTATCCGCTGGGCTCCTGCACCATGAAGTACAACGCGCGAGTGAATGAAGTTGTGGCGCGCTTTCCGGGGCTGGCCAATGCGCATCCTTACCAGCCTGCGGAAGTTTCACAGGGTGCAATGCGGGTAATGAAGACGCTTTCCGACTGCCTGCTGGACATTACCGGTATGGACGCGATCACTCTGCAGCCCGCGGCGGGCGCGCACGGCGAGATGACCGGCATTTTGCTCATCCATGCTTATCTGCAGTCGAAAGGTAACCCGCGCAAAAAGATCCTGATACCAGATTCCGCGCATGGCACCAACCCTGCCACGGCGGCGATCTGCGGATACGCCGTGGAAAATTTAAAGTCGAATTCACGCGGCATGGTGGACGTGAGCGCGCTGGCGGCGCAGATGAATGAAGACGTCGCCGGACTGATGCTGACCAATCCCAACACGCTGGGAATTTTTGAGCAGGAAATCCATACGATCGCCGAGATCCTTCACCAGAAGGGCGGTCTTCTATATATGGATGGCGCGAACATGAACGCGCTGGTGGGTAAGACGCGTCCGGGCGACTTTGGCGTGGACGTAATGCACCTGAATCTGCACAAGACTTTTTCCACGCCGCATGGGGGAGGCGGGCCTGGATCGGGTCCCGTGGCGTGCAAGAAAATTCTGGAACCGTTTTTGCCTAAGCCGGTGATTGTGGAGCGGGCCGATGGCACGCTGGCATTCGACTACGACCGGCCGAAATCCGTGGGACGCGTGCGCATGTTTTATGGAAATTTTGGCATGCACGTGCGGGCATTGGCTTACACGCTGGCCAATGGTCCTGACGGCCTACGGCAGACGACAGAAGATGCGGTGCTGAATGCCAACTATATCCGCAAAAAGCTGGAAGGCGATTACCAGCTGCCGTATTCCAGCCCGTCGATGCACGAAGTAGTGTTCAGTGACCACATCCAGGAGCAGAAGGGCGTAAAGACCGGCGACATTGCCAAGCGGCTGATCGATTATGGCTTCCATCCTTATACAGTGTCGTTTCCGCTGGTGGTGCACGGCGCAATCATGATCGAGCCAACGGAAAGCGAGTCGCTGGAAGAACTGGATCTCCTGGTGGACGCGATGAAATCAATTGCGCGCGAAGCGGAGGAAGATCCTGAGTTCGTGAAGAATGCGCCGCATACGACTAGGGTGAAACGGCTGGATGAAACGGCTGCAGCAAGAAAGCCGATATTGAGGTGGAAACCAGCGTCGGCGAAGAGTGCAGGGGAATAA
- a CDS encoding winged helix DNA-binding domain-containing protein: MTEQELEQQRAANWRIDGNAVHTVEEARSFVEAVGFCLMYPERTLPRVASFMGAYAGSAAGLPLAKNAYADPRAQQATELMVRLLRERSAFEMILSGENTLVVSAAAFPFFYGLVGDRTPKALPQKKAQGAAVSELSAKVFEALQKHGPLTKTQLQEHVGRESSQAALDRALGELWSILKITRVDYSAGAGASWDVLYRWAPEPIKEGINISVPEALTALVSKYLETAVALEQDDIEQFFSHLTSRSKVREAVGALLQARELSLVTIGTKSLIRLAPPPDTQRRRN; the protein is encoded by the coding sequence ATGACTGAACAAGAACTCGAGCAGCAGAGGGCAGCGAACTGGCGGATTGACGGCAACGCTGTCCATACGGTGGAAGAAGCGCGAAGCTTTGTTGAGGCTGTGGGCTTTTGCCTGATGTATCCGGAGCGGACGCTGCCGCGCGTGGCGAGTTTCATGGGAGCGTATGCCGGATCGGCGGCAGGCTTGCCGCTGGCAAAGAATGCTTATGCCGATCCCAGGGCACAACAAGCAACGGAACTGATGGTGCGTCTGCTGCGTGAACGTTCGGCGTTTGAAATGATCTTGTCCGGCGAAAACACGCTGGTCGTCTCCGCGGCGGCGTTCCCTTTTTTCTATGGGCTGGTGGGCGACCGCACGCCGAAGGCACTGCCGCAGAAGAAAGCGCAGGGAGCGGCTGTGTCTGAGTTATCCGCCAAAGTATTTGAAGCACTACAAAAGCATGGGCCACTCACCAAGACGCAACTGCAGGAGCATGTGGGACGCGAAAGCAGCCAGGCCGCGCTGGACCGCGCGCTGGGCGAGCTATGGTCGATCCTGAAGATCACACGCGTAGATTACAGCGCGGGCGCGGGCGCATCCTGGGACGTGCTATATAGGTGGGCGCCGGAGCCGATAAAAGAAGGCATCAACATTTCCGTGCCGGAAGCGTTGACGGCGCTGGTGAGCAAATATCTTGAGACCGCAGTCGCGCTGGAGCAGGACGACATTGAGCAGTTCTTCTCGCACTTGACTTCGCGATCGAAGGTGCGCGAGGCCGTGGGCGCGTTGTTGCAGGCGCGCGAACTGAGCCTGGTGACAATCGGAACGAAGAGTTTGATACGCCTGGCGCCGCCACCAGATACGCAGCGGAGACGCAACTAA
- a CDS encoding peptidase U62 has product MRRLIPTLLLLVILSAAALAGDNNSAPAATSVSSNDHGDAVLKAMLAELKRSQEKLQLGQLQRPYYIDYQVTEIQDNISDATLGALRTDQVNSGRLVRVVVRIGDYKQDSYFGEGMGAVEVLPTDNDELALRRQLWLATDKAYKSALSGFTEKQAALKSVETENDMADFSQEKPAQSVRDLAKLDVDLDKWKQEVRATSDLFRSDPSLEMSSAMLNFRVLNRYFVNTEGTVARNGKSIYTLLFSASDQADDGMHLERSHGWVVTKGDELPKKEEVAQEAKKLIGSFAALKKAPLVEDDYRGPVLFSADAATSIFERLIVPNILGIRPDLGNPARTNGEFASYYKGRVLPETFTVVDDPKDKEFDHQSLAGYYDVDDEGVEAQKVTVIEKGMLTNYLLGREPIRDFPHSNGHGRTALAGAPRPQISNLIFKAEHSVPFDELKKKLIQMCKDQGRPYGYFVETTGPQLSPRLLWRIYVNDGHQELVRGAVFKQLDTRALRSDIVATGTDNYVYNRAEPLPSAIVAPSILFGELDIQRANRTREKLPTYPAPALSSATASR; this is encoded by the coding sequence ATGCGCCGGCTTATTCCTACTCTTCTTTTGCTGGTTATCTTGTCAGCGGCTGCCCTGGCCGGTGATAACAATAGCGCGCCTGCGGCGACTTCAGTTTCTTCGAACGATCATGGCGATGCAGTGCTTAAGGCGATGCTGGCGGAGCTGAAGCGCTCGCAGGAAAAGCTGCAGCTTGGGCAGTTGCAACGGCCGTATTACATCGACTACCAGGTAACGGAAATTCAGGACAACATTTCCGATGCGACACTGGGCGCTCTGCGCACAGACCAGGTCAACAGCGGCAGGCTGGTGCGCGTGGTCGTCCGTATTGGCGACTACAAGCAGGACAGCTACTTCGGCGAGGGAATGGGCGCCGTGGAAGTGTTGCCCACCGATAACGACGAACTTGCGCTGCGTCGCCAGCTCTGGCTGGCCACAGACAAGGCGTACAAGTCCGCACTGAGCGGCTTTACGGAAAAGCAGGCAGCGCTCAAGAGCGTGGAAACCGAAAACGACATGGCTGACTTTTCGCAGGAGAAGCCGGCGCAGTCCGTGCGCGATCTGGCGAAGCTGGACGTGGACCTGGACAAATGGAAGCAGGAAGTCCGCGCAACTTCTGATTTATTCCGCAGCGATCCAAGCCTGGAGATGAGCAGCGCGATGCTGAACTTCCGCGTGCTGAACCGTTACTTTGTGAATACTGAAGGCACGGTGGCGCGCAACGGCAAGAGCATTTACACGCTGCTGTTTTCCGCCTCCGATCAGGCTGACGATGGCATGCACTTGGAGCGCAGCCACGGCTGGGTGGTGACCAAAGGCGATGAGCTGCCCAAGAAAGAGGAAGTGGCGCAGGAAGCCAAGAAGCTGATTGGCAGCTTTGCGGCGCTTAAGAAAGCTCCGCTGGTGGAAGACGATTATCGCGGACCGGTACTCTTCTCGGCGGACGCCGCAACGTCAATATTCGAGCGGTTGATTGTTCCCAATATTCTGGGGATCCGTCCTGACCTGGGGAATCCGGCGCGCACGAATGGAGAATTTGCTTCGTATTACAAAGGACGCGTGTTGCCGGAGACGTTCACCGTGGTGGACGATCCGAAGGACAAAGAGTTTGATCACCAGTCGCTTGCAGGATATTACGATGTGGATGACGAAGGCGTGGAAGCGCAAAAGGTCACGGTGATCGAGAAGGGCATGCTGACGAATTACCTACTCGGGCGTGAGCCGATACGCGACTTTCCGCACTCGAACGGCCACGGAAGGACTGCGCTGGCGGGAGCGCCGCGTCCACAGATATCAAACCTGATCTTTAAGGCGGAGCACAGCGTGCCTTTCGACGAGCTGAAGAAAAAACTGATCCAGATGTGCAAAGACCAGGGACGTCCATACGGATATTTTGTGGAAACCACCGGGCCGCAGCTTTCACCGCGTTTGCTGTGGCGAATCTACGTCAACGATGGACACCAGGAGTTGGTGCGCGGCGCGGTCTTTAAGCAACTTGATACACGCGCGCTTCGCAGTGATATCGTCGCGACTGGCACTGACAATTACGTTTACAACCGCGCAGAGCCGCTACCGAGCGCGATTGTAGCGCCGTCAATCCTGTTTGGGGAATTGGATATTCAGCGGGCGAACCGGACGCGGGAGAAGCTGCCGACGTATCCAGCGCCGGCGTTGAGTTCGGCGACAGCTTCCCGATAG
- a CDS encoding peptidase U62: MSSLKSFFLCLLLFVSAVPALLGQTAAAGANDPVLLHTLQQELDRAMSSLSKADPAPYFISYAGNEDFGSVIMASNGALMANIKRHDRTVDVSVRVGSRELDNTHGENRFNAVTTASLPLEDKPDAIARVLWINTDRMYKKAAQGFLEVKTNTKVRADEEDSSPDFSAEKPQVYIGKEIVPPKFDQHEWEERVRRLSSIFKKYPDIESSTVVLVVQDTTRYFVSSEGSRLVDSRPLIRVLALGSTRSSDGMELARSETFDASTFDKLAPEQEIAAKIDKIAQDLQKLKKAPVVEPFNGPALLSGRAAAVFFHEVVGHRLEGQRQRGENEGQTFTKMIGQPVLPKFLSVEDDPTLAKLDGVELSGNYSYDEEGEKSKKVELISNGILKQFLMSRMPVKGFLQSNGHGRGQAGMMPVGRQGNLIVRSNKTVPDSQLRQELINEIRKQKKPFGLYFEDIAGGFTLTMRNMPQAFQVMPLMVWKVYPDGRPDELVRGVDIIGTPLNALNRIVLTGQKMDVFNGECGAESGSVPVAAAAPAMLFSEIEVQKVSQGHERPPLLPPPGVEKAEVANQQSSKPEVH, encoded by the coding sequence ATGTCATCTCTGAAGTCATTCTTTCTCTGTCTACTACTATTTGTGTCTGCTGTCCCGGCGTTGCTGGGGCAGACGGCCGCGGCCGGCGCCAACGACCCGGTATTGCTGCACACGCTGCAGCAGGAGCTGGATCGCGCGATGAGTTCGCTGAGCAAGGCCGATCCTGCACCGTATTTCATCAGCTATGCCGGGAACGAGGATTTTGGCTCCGTCATTATGGCCAGCAATGGCGCGTTGATGGCCAACATCAAGCGGCACGATCGCACGGTGGATGTTTCTGTCCGCGTGGGCAGCCGCGAGTTGGACAACACGCACGGCGAGAACCGCTTTAACGCGGTCACCACGGCTTCACTGCCGCTGGAAGACAAGCCGGACGCCATTGCGCGCGTGCTGTGGATCAACACCGATCGCATGTACAAGAAAGCCGCACAGGGATTTCTTGAGGTGAAGACCAATACCAAGGTCCGCGCGGACGAAGAGGATTCGTCTCCGGATTTTTCAGCGGAGAAGCCGCAGGTTTATATCGGGAAGGAAATTGTTCCGCCAAAGTTTGACCAGCATGAATGGGAAGAGCGAGTGCGCAGACTTTCCTCGATCTTCAAGAAATATCCAGACATTGAAAGCTCCACGGTAGTGCTGGTGGTGCAGGATACGACGCGCTACTTTGTTTCCAGTGAAGGCTCGCGGCTAGTGGATTCGCGTCCGTTGATCCGGGTGCTGGCGCTGGGAAGCACGCGTTCATCCGACGGGATGGAACTGGCCAGGTCAGAGACGTTTGATGCTTCTACTTTTGACAAGCTCGCGCCAGAGCAGGAGATCGCGGCAAAGATTGACAAGATCGCGCAGGATCTGCAAAAGCTGAAAAAAGCGCCGGTGGTGGAACCCTTCAACGGGCCAGCGCTGCTTTCCGGGCGGGCGGCGGCGGTGTTCTTCCATGAGGTAGTGGGACATCGACTGGAAGGTCAGCGGCAGCGCGGGGAGAATGAAGGCCAGACGTTTACCAAGATGATCGGTCAGCCGGTTTTGCCGAAGTTTTTGAGCGTGGAAGACGATCCGACGCTGGCGAAGCTGGACGGAGTGGAGCTAAGCGGCAATTACAGTTATGACGAAGAAGGCGAGAAGAGCAAAAAGGTAGAACTGATTTCGAACGGCATATTGAAGCAGTTCCTGATGTCGCGGATGCCGGTGAAAGGCTTTCTGCAATCGAACGGGCACGGACGCGGGCAGGCTGGCATGATGCCGGTGGGACGCCAGGGAAATTTGATTGTCCGCTCGAACAAGACTGTGCCGGATTCACAACTGCGGCAGGAACTGATCAACGAAATTCGGAAACAGAAGAAGCCGTTTGGTCTTTATTTTGAAGATATCGCCGGCGGCTTTACGCTCACGATGCGCAACATGCCGCAGGCTTTTCAGGTAATGCCGTTGATGGTGTGGAAAGTTTATCCAGATGGGCGTCCGGACGAACTGGTGCGCGGCGTTGACATTATTGGAACGCCGCTGAACGCGCTGAACCGGATTGTGCTAACGGGGCAGAAGATGGATGTATTTAATGGAGAATGCGGAGCGGAATCGGGTTCGGTGCCTGTAGCCGCAGCCGCTCCGGCAATGTTGTTTTCAGAAATTGAGGTGCAGAAGGTTTCGCAAGGGCATGAGCGACCGCCGCTGCTGCCTCCGCCGGGTGTAGAGAAAGCCGAGGTTGCGAACCAGCAATCCAGCAAGCCGGAGGTGCACTAA
- a CDS encoding DUF4097 family beta strand repeat-containing protein — protein sequence MSASPQVPYYRPRPRSIVGPLVLIAIGVLFLLRTTGVISFQSFRNWMVHYWPVVLIVWGVAKLLEHMWARQHGEPTPRLGAGAIVLLVFIILFGTGITRTADWNWRALGDEMGADPDWDWFGQHYDFTDNFAQPLAGASEIKILSAQGDISVTPSEDNQVHAVVRKSVRTDSQENANRLNDSTHPKFIQQGNVWLLDLTSGDFEKARFDLDLQLPRQLALSMATRRGNLSVSQREGNVDLSTDRGNLSAENVKGATSLHLRHGSVNVKTVTGNVQVDGEVEDGSVSDVTGTLEFDAGYNGNVQLSHIGQRLHFKSVRTDLQLTKLDGEMSMGHGDIRATALAGPVKLNTRSNEVHFEDVSGPVEVENRNGIVSIRPKTPLGNIDINNVRGGIELELPQETGFRLDAESKDGTIDVNDFNISVDNQRRDATARATVGKGGPDIHLRTDRGTIQIHKQ from the coding sequence ATGAGTGCGTCGCCACAAGTTCCTTACTATCGCCCGCGTCCGCGTTCCATTGTTGGCCCGCTGGTTCTGATCGCCATTGGTGTTCTCTTCCTGCTGCGCACCACCGGCGTCATTTCCTTCCAGTCGTTTCGCAATTGGATGGTTCATTACTGGCCCGTGGTGCTCATTGTCTGGGGCGTCGCCAAGCTCCTCGAACACATGTGGGCCCGCCAGCACGGCGAACCAACACCGCGTCTGGGAGCAGGCGCCATCGTGCTTCTGGTCTTCATCATCCTTTTTGGTACTGGGATCACACGGACCGCGGACTGGAACTGGCGCGCCCTCGGCGATGAAATGGGTGCCGACCCTGATTGGGACTGGTTCGGCCAGCACTATGATTTTACTGACAACTTTGCCCAGCCGCTGGCTGGCGCTTCCGAAATAAAAATTCTTTCCGCCCAGGGCGACATTAGCGTTACGCCCAGTGAAGACAATCAGGTTCACGCCGTGGTCCGTAAGTCCGTTCGCACTGACTCGCAGGAAAATGCGAATCGGTTGAATGACTCGACTCATCCCAAGTTTATCCAGCAAGGCAATGTCTGGCTGCTCGATCTTACCAGCGGTGATTTTGAAAAGGCGCGCTTTGATCTTGATTTGCAGTTACCCAGGCAGCTTGCGCTCTCCATGGCTACGCGGCGCGGCAACCTCAGCGTTTCCCAGCGTGAAGGCAACGTGGACCTGAGCACTGATCGCGGCAATCTAAGTGCTGAAAATGTAAAAGGCGCCACATCACTGCATTTGCGCCACGGCTCGGTCAACGTAAAGACCGTCACTGGCAATGTTCAGGTGGATGGCGAGGTCGAAGACGGAAGCGTTTCTGACGTTACCGGCACCCTGGAGTTCGATGCCGGATACAACGGCAACGTGCAGCTTTCCCACATCGGACAGCGGCTTCACTTCAAGTCAGTTCGCACCGATCTCCAACTCACCAAGCTCGATGGCGAAATGTCCATGGGCCATGGCGATATCCGCGCCACCGCGCTTGCCGGCCCCGTTAAACTCAACACTCGCTCCAATGAAGTGCATTTTGAAGATGTCAGTGGTCCAGTGGAAGTGGAAAACCGCAATGGCATAGTTTCAATCCGCCCTAAAACACCGCTCGGAAATATCGACATCAATAATGTGCGCGGAGGAATCGAACTTGAACTGCCTCAGGAAACCGGCTTCCGGCTTGACGCGGAGAGCAAAGACGGCACCATTGACGTGAATGACTTCAACATCAGCGTCGATAACCAGCGCCGCGACGCTACCGCCCGCGCCACTGTTGGCAAAGGCGGCCCAGACATCCACCTGCGTACGGACCGGGGCACGATTCAGATTCACAAGCAGTAG
- a CDS encoding GxxExxY protein, producing the protein MSIDGRLDIGYRLDLVVEDLAIVEIKAIDSFVAIHQAQVISSLSSAERSWES; encoded by the coding sequence TTGTCTATCGATGGTCGGCTGGATATTGGCTACAGGCTTGATCTGGTGGTGGAAGATCTAGCGATAGTCGAGATCAAAGCGATTGACAGCTTCGTAGCCATTCACCAGGCGCAGGTTATCTCGTCCCTAAGCTCAGCGGAAAGAAGCTGGGAATCCTGA
- the cmk gene encoding (d)CMP kinase, which translates to MRDHDLAGKKTGGRKLVIAIDGPAGSGKSTLAALLARKYNYTNIETGAMYRALAFKAMQSGASLDDEKTLAALADKSQIELVPNPEGNRVLLDRADVTECLRSQEVTDAASKVSVHPAVREWMVAAQRKMGAGGGIVMEGRDIGTKVFPDAEVKIFLDAAPEIRGTRRFQQSPAAATHEASVVAELQARDHRDRTRANSPLEPAADAVLIDSTYLTLDQVLARAVEVIESRLSPTQQRSEMQA; encoded by the coding sequence ATGCGTGATCACGACCTGGCCGGAAAGAAAACTGGCGGCAGAAAACTAGTGATCGCCATTGATGGGCCCGCGGGTTCCGGCAAAAGCACACTGGCCGCGCTGCTGGCACGAAAATACAACTACACCAATATTGAAACCGGCGCCATGTATCGAGCGCTTGCATTTAAGGCAATGCAAAGCGGCGCTTCATTGGATGATGAGAAGACGCTGGCTGCGTTGGCGGACAAGTCACAGATTGAGCTGGTACCGAATCCTGAAGGCAATCGCGTACTGCTTGACAGAGCGGACGTGACGGAGTGCCTGCGCAGCCAGGAAGTGACGGATGCGGCTTCAAAGGTGTCAGTGCATCCGGCAGTGCGGGAGTGGATGGTGGCGGCGCAACGAAAGATGGGCGCGGGCGGCGGCATTGTGATGGAGGGCCGCGATATTGGCACAAAAGTTTTTCCTGACGCTGAAGTAAAGATCTTTCTGGATGCGGCGCCGGAAATACGCGGGACGCGGCGGTTTCAGCAGAGCCCGGCGGCTGCGACGCATGAAGCGTCAGTTGTAGCTGAGTTGCAGGCCAGAGACCATCGCGACCGAACGCGCGCTAACTCACCGCTGGAACCGGCGGCAGATGCTGTACTCATTGATTCAACTTATCTCACGCTGGACCAAGTGCTGGCGCGAGCGGTTGAAGTGATTGAATCCCGGCTTTCCCCGACCCAGCAGAGATCTGAAATGCAGGCATAA
- the mutL gene encoding DNA mismatch repair endonuclease MutL, with product MARIHVLSEHVANKIAAGEVVERPASVLKELLENALDAGATRVRVQVEAGGKKLIQVTDNGCGMVRDDALLAFERHATSKIKDAEDLLNIHTLGFRGEALPSIASVARVLLETRATEEDGGTVLEIAGGKILRVEEAGLPQGTSLAVRDLFFNTPARKKFLKAESTELSHLASLVTHYALAHPDKHFELHSATEAMLIAAPVRSHSDRIYQIFGRETLDQLVPLAAAMKLERVGIPEPPPWRRGEDYEAPVPGDIRLHGFISKPELQKLNRNSIYVFVNGRLIRDRMVQHAIIEGYRNILPPTVFPVVLLFIELPNEEVDANVHPSKTEVRFRQQTLVHDFVRESVRAALMKARPVPEFTREITAQPTAAPGLSPGAQQHAGGDFTLHPETLPPANERLQFGGEAITVEANMAISGFGAVGAPAMSRSVNGHADTCGNVLEDEPQAVVDQLALASLKPVGQVRDSFILAVNADGLWIIDQHVAHERVLFEKILRERGQNDAAQDGQRLLMPLLVELTPGQQAVFAEISEELHRNGFEVELFGTRTVAVKTAPGGVRPADVEKMLVELLDQFQQEEQALNLDKIRGKIAASIACHAAIKINMPLEQNKMEWLLKELAKTECPMSCPHGRPVVLRYSVKEIQKAFKRI from the coding sequence ATGGCCCGAATCCACGTACTTTCCGAACATGTTGCCAACAAGATCGCCGCGGGCGAGGTGGTGGAGCGGCCGGCATCGGTGCTGAAGGAGTTGCTGGAGAATGCGCTGGATGCGGGTGCGACGCGTGTTCGCGTGCAGGTGGAAGCGGGCGGCAAGAAGCTGATCCAGGTCACCGATAACGGTTGCGGCATGGTACGCGACGACGCGCTGCTGGCCTTCGAGCGCCACGCGACTTCAAAAATCAAAGACGCTGAAGACTTGTTGAACATACATACGCTGGGCTTCCGCGGCGAGGCACTGCCGTCGATTGCGTCGGTGGCGCGGGTGCTGCTGGAGACGCGGGCGACGGAAGAAGACGGCGGCACGGTGCTGGAGATTGCCGGCGGAAAGATTCTGCGCGTGGAAGAGGCCGGATTGCCGCAGGGTACGTCTCTGGCGGTGCGCGATCTGTTTTTTAATACGCCAGCGCGGAAGAAGTTTCTAAAGGCGGAGTCAACCGAGCTTTCTCATCTTGCGTCACTGGTGACGCACTACGCTCTGGCGCATCCGGACAAACATTTCGAACTCCATTCAGCAACGGAGGCGATGCTGATAGCGGCGCCGGTGCGATCGCACTCTGACCGAATTTATCAGATATTTGGCCGCGAAACGCTGGACCAGCTTGTTCCCCTGGCGGCAGCAATGAAACTGGAGCGCGTGGGCATACCCGAGCCTCCGCCATGGAGGAGAGGCGAAGATTATGAGGCGCCAGTTCCGGGCGACATACGGCTGCACGGATTTATTTCCAAACCGGAGTTGCAGAAACTGAACCGCAACTCGATTTACGTGTTTGTGAATGGGCGGCTGATTCGCGACCGGATGGTGCAGCACGCGATTATTGAGGGCTACCGGAATATTCTGCCGCCAACGGTTTTTCCCGTTGTGCTGCTATTCATTGAGCTGCCGAATGAAGAAGTGGATGCCAACGTGCATCCTTCGAAAACCGAAGTGCGGTTCCGGCAGCAGACGCTGGTCCATGATTTTGTTCGCGAGTCAGTGCGGGCGGCGTTGATGAAAGCGCGTCCGGTACCGGAGTTTACGCGTGAGATTACGGCACAGCCCACGGCCGCACCAGGGCTGAGTCCGGGTGCGCAACAGCATGCCGGCGGTGATTTTACGCTGCACCCGGAGACTTTGCCGCCGGCCAACGAACGCCTGCAATTTGGCGGAGAAGCGATTACGGTGGAAGCGAACATGGCGATCAGCGGTTTTGGGGCGGTCGGCGCTCCCGCAATGTCGCGGAGTGTGAACGGCCATGCCGATACGTGCGGCAATGTACTGGAAGACGAGCCGCAAGCCGTGGTGGATCAACTGGCTTTGGCCAGCCTGAAGCCGGTGGGACAGGTGAGAGATTCATTCATCCTGGCGGTGAATGCAGACGGGCTGTGGATCATTGACCAGCATGTGGCGCATGAGCGCGTGTTGTTTGAAAAGATCCTGCGGGAACGCGGCCAAAACGATGCTGCACAAGATGGCCAGCGGCTGCTCATGCCGCTGCTGGTGGAGCTTACGCCAGGACAGCAGGCGGTGTTTGCCGAGATTTCAGAAGAACTACACCGCAACGGATTTGAAGTTGAGTTGTTTGGCACTCGGACGGTGGCGGTGAAAACAGCTCCCGGAGGCGTGCGACCCGCGGATGTGGAGAAGATGCTTGTCGAGTTGCTGGACCAGTTCCAGCAGGAAGAGCAGGCGCTTAACCTGGACAAAATCCGGGGCAAGATTGCGGCGAGCATAGCATGCCACGCAGCCATCAAAATCAACATGCCGCTGGAGCAGAACAAAATGGAATGGCTGTTGAAGGAGCTGGCGAAGACGGAGTGTCCCATGAGCTGTCCGCACGGAAGGCCGGTGGTGTTGCGGTATTCTGTGAAGGAGATACAGAAGGCGTTCAAGAGGATATAG